The Synechococcales cyanobacterium T60_A2020_003 genomic interval CCAACACAGATTGGCGCACTTAATCCGAACCGGAAACTGTGCCACACCTTGCATCACATTGAGTTTGCGCAAGTCTTTAGGGAACTCCGCTTCTCCTTTCATCATGGCTTGGAAGGTTTTCACCATCTCCAGGGCTTCGGCTGAGGTTTTGCCCCGCAGTGCCTCCGCCATCAGGTCAACGGATGCCATGGAAATGGCACAGCCTTCCCCTTCAAAGCGGACATCTTGGATGCGATCGCCCGTTTCATCCAGATGCAGCGTTAGCTCAATGGTGTCTCCGCAGGAGGGGTTGTGCCCCTTTTGGTAGCGATCGGTGGGTGTGGCTTTTCCCCGAAATTTGGGCTTCTTATAGCGTTCGAGGATTACGGTTTGGTATAGATCGCGCA includes:
- a CDS encoding SUF system NifU family Fe-S cluster assembly protein, whose product is MALNDLRDLYQTVILERYKKPKFRGKATPTDRYQKGHNPSCGDTIELTLHLDETGDRIQDVRFEGEGCAISMASVDLMAEALRGKTSAEALEMVKTFQAMMKGEAEFPKDLRKLNVMQGVAQFPVRIKCANLCWHTLKAALEQNNSPACEAVISNEDD